The proteins below are encoded in one region of Bosea sp. BIWAKO-01:
- a CDS encoding GlsB/YeaQ/YmgE family stress response membrane protein → MDLRSIIVAIIIGLVAGWLASIVVGGGGLVRYIITGLIGAFVGSFLLSALGVNLGIGNPLVSQIITATIGAIVVVLLARVIA, encoded by the coding sequence ATGGATCTGCGTTCGATTATCGTCGCCATCATCATCGGTCTCGTCGCCGGCTGGCTCGCCAGTATCGTCGTCGGTGGTGGTGGGCTTGTCCGCTACATCATCACCGGCCTGATCGGCGCTTTCGTCGGCAGCTTTCTGCTCTCGGCGCTCGGCGTGAATCTCGGAATCGGCAACCCGCTGGTCTCGCAGATCATCACAGCGACGATCGGCGCCATCGTCGTGGTGCTGTTGGCGCGGGTGATCGCCTGA
- a CDS encoding GlsB/YeaQ/YmgE family stress response membrane protein: MTTRPRTRKSRGPDRVIPDDKVEILPPGRGLPLDWRALAPTILLGTVTGFVASLVVGGGGLVRHAVVGVLGMLVGQGLVRITGWRVRTGHAFLDEAAMAVLGAILVVLLARFIA; the protein is encoded by the coding sequence ATGACGACACGCCCGCGCACGCGCAAATCCCGTGGTCCCGACCGCGTCATCCCAGATGACAAGGTCGAGATCCTGCCTCCTGGTCGCGGCTTGCCACTGGATTGGCGGGCGCTCGCGCCGACGATCCTGCTCGGGACCGTAACAGGCTTCGTCGCCAGCCTCGTGGTGGGCGGTGGCGGGCTGGTCCGTCACGCCGTTGTCGGTGTGCTCGGCATGCTGGTCGGGCAGGGGCTGGTGCGGATCACCGGTTGGCGGGTGCGGACCGGACACGCCTTTCTCGACGAGGCGGCAATGGCGGTGCTCGGCGCGATCCTCGTGGTGCTGCTGGCCAGGTTCATCGCATGA
- a CDS encoding GlsB/YeaQ/YmgE family stress response membrane protein — protein MDSPIYAALGTPGYGFFATLLIGLLAGWIAERITSSDHGLFTNMLVGVAGSFVGSRLAELLDIPIHGFPRTLVAAIAGACVVIVIWNALRKPAA, from the coding sequence ATGGATAGCCCCATCTACGCCGCACTCGGCACGCCCGGTTACGGCTTCTTCGCGACACTGCTGATCGGCCTGCTCGCCGGCTGGATCGCGGAGCGCATCACGTCGTCCGATCACGGCCTCTTCACCAACATGCTGGTGGGAGTGGCAGGCTCCTTCGTCGGCAGCCGCCTGGCCGAGCTGCTCGACATCCCGATCCACGGCTTCCCTCGCACCCTGGTCGCGGCTATCGCAGGCGCCTGCGTGGTGATCGTGATCTGGAACGCCTTGCGGAAACCTGCAGCCTGA
- the lipA gene encoding lipoyl synthase, with the protein MALVLDLLNRDPRPNVGNPKADAKPAAELRHPEKQKRPENPVLRKPDWIRVKAPGSPKWAETQKIVKENKLVTVCEEAGCPNIGECWEKKHATFMIMGDTCTRACAFCNVKTGVPQPLDLEEPRKVAEAVAKLGLEHVVITSVDRDDLDDGGAEHFARVIRAIREASPGTTIEILTPDFLRKPGALEVVVAAKPDVFNHNLETVPGKYLKVRPGARYFHSLRLLQRVKELDPTIFTKSGIMVGLGEERNEILQLMDDLRSADVDFMTIGQYLAPSRKHHAVIRFVTPDEFKGFEAIAYVKGFLMVSSTPLTRSSHHAGEDFARLRDARAAKFGG; encoded by the coding sequence ATGGCTCTCGTTCTCGATCTTCTGAACCGCGACCCGCGGCCCAATGTCGGCAATCCCAAGGCGGATGCCAAACCTGCGGCCGAGTTGCGCCATCCCGAGAAACAGAAGCGCCCGGAGAACCCCGTCCTTCGCAAGCCGGACTGGATCAGGGTGAAAGCTCCCGGCTCACCGAAATGGGCCGAAACGCAGAAGATCGTGAAGGAGAACAAGCTCGTCACGGTCTGCGAGGAAGCGGGTTGCCCGAATATCGGCGAGTGCTGGGAGAAGAAGCACGCCACCTTCATGATCATGGGCGACACCTGCACGCGGGCCTGCGCCTTCTGCAACGTCAAGACGGGCGTGCCCCAGCCGCTTGACCTCGAGGAGCCACGCAAGGTCGCCGAAGCCGTCGCCAAGCTCGGCCTCGAGCATGTCGTCATCACCTCGGTCGACCGCGATGATCTCGATGACGGCGGTGCGGAGCATTTCGCCCGCGTGATCCGCGCGATCCGCGAGGCTTCGCCTGGCACGACGATCGAAATCCTGACGCCGGATTTCCTGCGCAAGCCCGGCGCGCTCGAAGTGGTCGTGGCGGCCAAGCCGGACGTGTTCAACCACAATCTCGAAACGGTGCCCGGCAAGTATCTGAAGGTGCGCCCCGGTGCGCGCTACTTCCATTCGCTGCGCCTGCTACAGCGTGTGAAGGAGCTCGACCCCACCATCTTCACCAAGTCAGGCATCATGGTCGGCCTCGGCGAGGAGCGGAACGAGATCCTGCAGCTGATGGACGACCTGCGCTCGGCCGACGTCGATTTCATGACCATCGGCCAGTACCTCGCGCCCTCCCGCAAACATCATGCGGTGATCCGCTTCGTCACGCCCGACGAGTTCAAGGGATTCGAGGCGATCGCCTATGTGAAGGGCTTCCTGATGGTGTCCTCGACGCCGCTGACGCGGTCCTCGCATCATGCGGGTGAGGATTTCGCGCGGTTGAGGGACGCCCGCGCAGCCAAGTTCGGCGGTTGA
- a CDS encoding type II toxin-antitoxin system RatA family toxin encodes MPMFNSTRRVKHSPERMFALVADVEKYPEFLPLCEGLVVRRRTPREGGGEVLMADMTVGYKAIRETFTSRVTLDPANLKILVEYVDGPFRHLENRWSFKAMEGGCEIAFFISYEFASRMLGLLMGTMFDKAFRKFAEAFERRADLVYGRARTAVTDGSAPPA; translated from the coding sequence ATGCCGATGTTCAACAGCACCCGCCGGGTGAAGCACTCGCCGGAGCGCATGTTCGCGCTCGTGGCGGATGTCGAGAAATACCCCGAGTTCCTGCCGCTCTGCGAAGGCTTGGTGGTGCGACGCCGGACGCCGCGCGAAGGTGGCGGCGAGGTGCTGATGGCCGACATGACGGTCGGCTACAAGGCGATCCGCGAGACCTTCACCAGTCGCGTCACGCTTGATCCTGCCAACCTGAAGATTCTTGTCGAGTATGTCGACGGCCCGTTCCGGCATCTCGAGAACCGCTGGAGCTTCAAGGCGATGGAAGGAGGCTGCGAGATCGCCTTCTTCATTTCCTACGAGTTCGCCAGCCGCATGCTTGGCCTGCTGATGGGGACGATGTTCGACAAGGCCTTTCGCAAGTTCGCCGAGGCTTTCGAGAGGCGGGCCGACCTTGTCTATGGCCGTGCCCGGACCGCGGTCACCGATGGCTCAGCGCCGCCTGCTTGA
- a CDS encoding CinA family protein translates to MFDSEITTLAIEVLTICRDRGLSVATVESCTGGLVSGALTAIPGSSDVVNGGLVTYSNAAKTALAGVQATLIDSYGAVSEPVARAMAEGGRAMLKADLSVAITGVAGPGGGSAAKPVGLVHFGCASTAMTTHRERRFGDQGRDEIRRLSVIEALEMLKQAALSHR, encoded by the coding sequence ATGTTCGATTCCGAGATCACCACCCTCGCCATCGAAGTTCTGACGATCTGCCGCGATCGTGGCCTGAGCGTCGCGACGGTCGAGTCCTGCACCGGCGGGCTCGTCTCGGGCGCGCTTACCGCAATCCCGGGCTCGTCCGACGTCGTCAATGGTGGGTTGGTGACCTATTCGAACGCCGCCAAGACTGCGCTGGCAGGCGTGCAAGCGACGCTGATCGACAGCTACGGCGCGGTCAGCGAGCCGGTTGCCCGCGCCATGGCGGAGGGCGGCCGCGCGATGCTCAAGGCCGATCTTTCCGTCGCGATCACCGGCGTTGCCGGGCCAGGCGGGGGCAGTGCCGCCAAGCCCGTCGGGCTCGTCCATTTCGGCTGCGCATCAACTGCCATGACCACGCACCGGGAAAGGCGCTTCGGCGATCAGGGGAGAGACGAAATCCGCCGCCTCTCCGTCATCGAGGCGCTCGAGATGCTCAAGCAGGCGGCGCTGAGCCATCGGTGA
- a CDS encoding bifunctional 2-C-methyl-D-erythritol 4-phosphate cytidylyltransferase/2-C-methyl-D-erythritol 2,4-cyclodiphosphate synthase: MSSETVTCLPSVAALVVAAGRGLRAGGDLPKQYRLLAGLPVLRRTLLPLLAERAICHVVVVIGAGDEACYADAVAGFSSGKLLGPVTGGATRQDSVRLGLQALAASGFEGTVLVHDAARPFASRTLIERAIEAAQDGSASIPALPVTDTIKRVDGKGHIIETPPRDQLVSVQTPQAFAFRSLLAAHEAAAAAAVTGLTDDAALIEWAGHAVTTFPGEAMNVKLTHPEDFVLAEEKLRRQLTTRVGTGYDVHAFTEGDHVWLGGVRIPHARGVRAHSDGDVALHALTDAILGALADGDIGTHFPPSDPQWRGASSDRFLAFAAERVSGRGGVIDHLDLSIVCEAPKVGPYREQIRARIAEVTGVRLDQVGLKATTSERMGFTGRGEGLAALATATLRLPNEE, from the coding sequence GTGTCGTCCGAAACAGTGACATGTCTTCCGTCGGTGGCGGCCCTCGTCGTTGCGGCGGGGCGCGGCCTGCGTGCCGGCGGAGACTTGCCAAAGCAATATCGCCTTCTCGCCGGCCTGCCAGTCCTGCGGCGAACCCTGCTTCCATTGCTGGCAGAGCGGGCAATATGCCATGTCGTGGTCGTCATCGGGGCAGGTGATGAGGCCTGCTATGCCGACGCTGTCGCGGGCTTCTCGTCCGGGAAGCTGCTCGGCCCCGTCACGGGGGGCGCGACCAGGCAGGACTCAGTGCGACTTGGCCTGCAGGCATTGGCAGCATCGGGATTCGAGGGAACCGTGCTGGTCCATGATGCGGCCAGACCGTTCGCGTCCCGAACCTTGATCGAGCGCGCAATCGAAGCCGCGCAGGACGGTTCGGCCTCTATCCCTGCCCTGCCGGTCACCGACACGATCAAGCGTGTGGACGGCAAGGGACATATCATCGAGACGCCGCCGCGCGACCAGCTCGTCAGCGTACAGACGCCCCAGGCCTTTGCCTTCCGCTCGCTGCTGGCAGCCCATGAGGCGGCAGCCGCCGCGGCTGTCACCGGTCTCACCGACGATGCCGCCCTGATCGAATGGGCGGGCCATGCGGTCACGACCTTCCCTGGAGAGGCCATGAACGTGAAGCTGACGCATCCCGAGGATTTTGTCCTGGCGGAGGAGAAGCTACGCAGGCAGCTGACCACCCGGGTCGGCACCGGCTATGATGTCCACGCCTTCACCGAAGGCGATCATGTCTGGCTCGGCGGTGTCCGCATTCCGCACGCGCGCGGTGTACGAGCCCATTCCGACGGTGACGTCGCGCTGCACGCCTTGACCGATGCCATTCTCGGGGCGCTGGCGGATGGCGATATCGGCACGCATTTTCCGCCGAGTGATCCGCAATGGCGCGGGGCCTCATCCGACCGCTTTCTCGCATTTGCCGCCGAGCGCGTCAGCGGGCGCGGCGGCGTGATCGACCATCTCGATCTCAGCATCGTTTGCGAGGCACCGAAGGTCGGCCCGTATCGCGAGCAGATCCGGGCGCGGATCGCCGAGGTCACAGGGGTGCGGCTCGACCAGGTCGGACTCAAGGCGACGACATCGGAGCGCATGGGCTTTACAGGTCGCGGCGAAGGGCTGGCGGCCTTGGCAACGGCCACGCTGCGCCTGCCGAACGAGGAGTAG
- the dusB gene encoding tRNA dihydrouridine synthase DusB, translated as MDIASKSGDELSGIAGVAIASRAFLAPMSGVTDVVMRRIAARFGAGLVVSEMVASDEFVRGSEEARLRAEGAGVFPHVVQLAGCDPHWLGEAARLAEATGAQIVDINMGCPAKRVTGGWAGSALMRDLDHALSLVEAAVSSVTIPVTVKMRLGWDDASRNAPELAHRAVSAGAAMITVHGRTRQQFYKGVADWAAIQAVRETGDFPLVANGDIHSVADAEACLERSGANFVMVGRAALGRPWLVGAVGDALAGRPVTELSPAQKHAVAQEHYEGLLSLLGREQGVRHARKHLAAYADEAVATGCAPDPEQRRALLTTDDPHQALRALAALFSTECSREAA; from the coding sequence ATGGATATTGCCTCAAAATCGGGCGACGAACTCTCCGGCATTGCCGGGGTTGCGATCGCCTCCCGAGCCTTTCTTGCGCCGATGTCGGGCGTCACCGACGTCGTGATGCGTCGCATCGCTGCACGATTCGGTGCGGGGCTCGTCGTCTCCGAAATGGTCGCATCCGACGAATTCGTGCGCGGCAGCGAAGAGGCCCGCTTGCGCGCCGAGGGGGCAGGGGTCTTCCCGCATGTCGTCCAGCTTGCCGGCTGCGATCCGCACTGGCTAGGAGAGGCTGCCCGGCTGGCCGAAGCCACCGGGGCGCAGATCGTCGATATCAATATGGGCTGCCCCGCCAAGCGCGTGACGGGCGGCTGGGCTGGCTCGGCACTGATGCGCGATCTCGACCATGCGCTTTCGCTTGTCGAGGCGGCGGTCAGTTCCGTGACCATTCCGGTGACGGTGAAGATGCGGCTCGGCTGGGATGACGCATCCCGCAACGCGCCCGAACTGGCGCACCGCGCCGTATCCGCCGGCGCAGCGATGATCACGGTCCATGGCCGCACCCGGCAGCAGTTCTACAAGGGCGTCGCCGACTGGGCCGCGATTCAGGCCGTGCGCGAAACCGGTGATTTCCCGCTCGTTGCCAATGGCGACATTCACAGCGTCGCGGATGCCGAGGCATGCCTTGAGCGCTCGGGCGCGAATTTCGTCATGGTTGGACGCGCGGCTCTGGGGCGGCCCTGGCTTGTCGGCGCGGTGGGTGACGCACTCGCCGGACGCCCGGTGACGGAGTTGAGCCCAGCACAGAAGCATGCGGTTGCGCAGGAGCATTACGAGGGCCTGCTGTCCCTGCTCGGCCGCGAGCAGGGCGTGCGTCATGCCCGGAAGCATCTGGCCGCCTATGCCGATGAGGCGGTCGCGACCGGCTGTGCCCCTGACCCCGAACAACGTCGCGCGCTTCTGACCACGGATGATCCTCATCAGGCCCTGCGCGCGCTGGCTGCCCTGTTTTCCACTGAATGCAGCCGCGAGGCAGCCTGA
- a CDS encoding nitrogen regulation protein NR(II): protein MVEMQALNVLPMPVLVIGEGHGILYANTAAEDFFQSSVVVLKRQRLDDVIAFGSPVLSLVEDVQRRGASVTEYRLDLGSPRIGIERIVDVFASPLPNQSEAVVLMLQERTIAEKMDRQLTHRGAARSITALGAMLAHEIKNPLSGIRGAAQLLEASVPDSDRMLTQLICDEADRIVKLVERVELFGDERPSERGPVNVHDVLDHVKRLAQSGFARHIRFNEVYDPSLPPVAGNRDQLVQVLLNLMKNAAEAIGEHAIDGEITLTTAYRPGIRMQHAGSASRIALPLEIGIRDNGPGVPHDLLPHLFDPFVTTKAQGSGLGLALVAKVIGDHGGIVECESVPRRTTFRILLPLHEARPTRSA, encoded by the coding sequence ATGGTGGAAATGCAGGCGCTGAATGTCCTGCCCATGCCGGTGCTCGTCATCGGCGAAGGGCACGGCATTCTTTACGCCAACACGGCAGCGGAGGACTTCTTCCAGTCGAGCGTGGTCGTGCTCAAGCGCCAGCGCCTGGATGATGTGATCGCCTTTGGCTCCCCCGTACTGTCCCTGGTGGAGGATGTGCAGCGGCGCGGCGCCAGCGTGACCGAGTACCGACTGGATCTGGGCTCGCCCCGGATCGGCATCGAACGCATCGTCGATGTTTTTGCCTCACCCTTGCCCAATCAGAGCGAAGCCGTCGTCCTGATGCTGCAAGAACGAACAATTGCCGAAAAAATGGACAGACAGCTGACGCATCGAGGAGCAGCCCGCTCCATCACTGCGCTCGGCGCGATGCTCGCACACGAGATCAAGAACCCGCTCTCCGGCATTCGCGGTGCGGCGCAGCTTCTTGAAGCCTCGGTGCCCGACAGCGATCGGATGTTGACCCAGCTGATCTGCGACGAGGCCGATCGGATCGTGAAGCTGGTCGAGCGTGTCGAGCTGTTTGGCGATGAACGTCCGAGCGAGCGCGGTCCAGTCAATGTCCATGACGTGCTGGATCATGTGAAACGGCTGGCCCAATCGGGCTTCGCCCGGCACATCCGCTTCAACGAGGTTTACGATCCTTCATTGCCGCCGGTCGCCGGCAACCGCGATCAGTTGGTCCAGGTTCTTCTGAACCTGATGAAGAATGCGGCGGAAGCCATTGGCGAACATGCGATTGATGGTGAGATCACACTGACCACGGCCTATCGCCCCGGGATCCGCATGCAGCATGCCGGCTCAGCAAGTCGGATTGCGCTGCCGCTGGAGATCGGCATCCGCGACAATGGCCCCGGCGTGCCTCACGACCTGCTGCCGCATCTGTTCGATCCCTTCGTCACCACCAAGGCGCAGGGCAGTGGCCTTGGACTTGCACTCGTAGCGAAGGTGATCGGCGACCACGGCGGAATCGTCGAATGCGAGTCTGTGCCGCGGCGCACGACATTCCGGATTCTTCTGCCCCTGCATGAAGCGCGTCCCACACGGAGCGCTTGA
- the ntrC gene encoding nitrogen regulation protein NR(I), protein MPTGNILIADDDAAIRTVLNQALARAGYEVRTTGQAATLWTWAAQGLGDLIITDVVMPDGNAFDLLPRIKRVRPDLPIIVMSAQNTFMTAIKASERGAYEYLPKPFDLKELVAIVGRALSRPRGDGGRANAVAEPDDIPLIGRSPAMQDVYRALARLMPIDLTVMINGESGTGKELVARALHDYGKRRNGPFVAINMAAIPKDLIESELFGHEKGAFTGALTRSSGRFEQAEGGTLFLDEIGDMPMEAQTRLLRVLQQGEYTTVGGRTPIRTNVRIVAATNKDLRISIAQGLFREDLFFRLNVVPIRLPPLRERVEDIPDLARHFFSLVEKEGLPRKQIDSEAMDVMRRYRWPGNVRELENLVRRLAALYPQETITAPIVEAELQPASANSSFAHSSGPERAETLSGSVERHLGQYFGGFGDNIPPPGLYHRILREVEPPLIAAALAATRGNQIRAAELLGLNRNTLRKKIRELDMQVVRSPR, encoded by the coding sequence ATGCCCACGGGTAACATTCTCATCGCCGACGACGACGCCGCGATCCGCACGGTGCTCAACCAGGCCCTCGCGCGGGCCGGGTACGAGGTCCGGACGACAGGACAGGCGGCGACACTCTGGACCTGGGCAGCGCAAGGGCTGGGCGATCTCATCATCACCGATGTGGTGATGCCCGACGGGAACGCCTTCGATCTGCTGCCGCGCATCAAGCGGGTAAGGCCTGACCTGCCGATCATCGTGATGAGCGCGCAGAACACCTTCATGACCGCGATCAAGGCGTCCGAGCGCGGCGCATATGAATATCTGCCGAAGCCCTTCGATCTGAAGGAACTCGTCGCGATCGTCGGGAGAGCCCTTTCCCGGCCGCGCGGCGATGGCGGGCGTGCCAATGCCGTGGCCGAGCCCGATGACATTCCGCTGATCGGCCGCTCGCCGGCCATGCAGGACGTCTACCGGGCGCTTGCGAGGCTGATGCCGATCGATCTCACCGTGATGATCAACGGTGAGTCCGGCACAGGCAAGGAGTTGGTTGCCCGCGCGCTCCACGATTACGGCAAGCGCCGCAACGGTCCCTTCGTCGCCATCAACATGGCCGCCATTCCGAAGGACCTGATCGAATCCGAACTGTTCGGCCATGAGAAGGGCGCCTTCACCGGCGCACTCACCCGCTCCTCCGGTCGCTTCGAGCAAGCCGAGGGCGGCACGCTCTTCCTCGACGAAATCGGCGACATGCCGATGGAGGCCCAGACGCGGCTCCTGCGCGTGCTGCAGCAGGGCGAATACACGACGGTCGGAGGGCGTACGCCGATCAGGACGAATGTCCGCATCGTGGCGGCGACCAACAAGGATCTGCGTATCTCGATCGCGCAGGGACTATTCCGCGAGGATCTGTTCTTCCGCCTCAACGTCGTGCCGATCAGGCTGCCGCCGCTGCGCGAGCGGGTCGAAGACATTCCGGATCTCGCCCGGCACTTCTTCTCGCTGGTTGAGAAGGAAGGGCTGCCGCGCAAGCAGATCGATTCGGAAGCGATGGACGTGATGCGGCGTTATCGCTGGCCGGGCAATGTCCGGGAACTGGAGAATCTCGTCCGGCGCCTCGCTGCGCTCTATCCACAGGAGACGATCACCGCACCGATCGTCGAGGCCGAACTGCAGCCGGCCTCCGCAAACTCGAGCTTCGCCCATAGCTCGGGGCCGGAGCGGGCGGAGACCTTGTCGGGTTCGGTCGAGCGCCATCTCGGTCAATATTTCGGCGGTTTCGGCGACAATATCCCGCCACCTGGACTCTATCACCGCATTTTGCGCGAGGTCGAACCGCCATTGATCGCCGCTGCGCTTGCCGCAACTCGCGGCAATCAGATCCGCGCGGCCGAGCTGCTCGGGCTCAATCGCAACACCTTGCGCAAGAAGATTCGGGAACTCGACATGCAGGTGGTCCGCTCGCCACGCTGA